Proteins found in one Candidatus Poribacteria bacterium genomic segment:
- a CDS encoding SprT family zinc-dependent metalloprotease — protein MNTKTEDYHIEVRGLSIEVVRKDIKHFYIGVHPPHGQVRVSAPLRLDDDAVRMAIISRLGWIRRKQASFAKQERQSQREYVSGESHYFAGKRYRLKVTEQDSPPMVRLLNNTRIGLVVRPGTDRDKRESVLYEWYREHLRAQLPLLIAKWEQKMGLSVNEVRIKKMKTLWGSCNIGAKRIWLNLELAKKPKSCLVYVLVHEMVHLLERHHNDRFRELMDKFLPQWRTYRDILNQAPLAHEDWRY, from the coding sequence ATGAATACTAAAACCGAAGATTATCATATTGAAGTCCGTGGTCTCTCCATAGAGGTTGTCCGTAAAGACATTAAGCATTTTTATATTGGTGTTCATCCACCCCATGGACAGGTGCGTGTGTCTGCACCATTGCGACTTGACGATGATGCCGTGCGGATGGCTATTATTTCACGTCTGGGATGGATTAGACGGAAACAAGCATCGTTTGCAAAGCAGGAACGTCAATCACAACGGGAGTATGTGTCCGGTGAAAGCCATTATTTTGCGGGGAAACGTTACAGACTGAAAGTAACAGAGCAGGACAGTCCACCAATGGTTCGCCTGCTTAACAATACGAGGATCGGATTAGTCGTACGTCCAGGGACAGACCGGGACAAACGCGAGTCAGTACTTTATGAATGGTATCGTGAACATCTTCGCGCACAATTACCACTACTCATTGCCAAATGGGAACAGAAGATGGGTTTGTCTGTTAACGAGGTGCGCATTAAGAAAATGAAAACACTCTGGGGGTCTTGCAACATCGGAGCCAAACGTATATGGCTTAATCTGGAACTGGCGAAGAAACCGAAATCGTGTCTGGTGTATGTATTGGTGCATGAGATGGTGCATTTACTGGAACGTCATCATAACGATCGGTTCCGTGAGTTGATGGACAAGTTCCTACCGCAATGGCGAACATATAGAGACATCCTCAACCAAGCCCCCTTGGCACACGAAGATTGGCGGTACTGA